The DNA region GGAGCAGACCTTCTGGCACTCCACCAGCTCCGGGTGCTTGGTCTCCACGATATGCTCGAACATATACTTGGCCTTGCGCTGGATGTGCAGGCCGCCGGGCAGCTCGCCGGTGCGGGAGAGGCCCTCCTCCACGGAACGCGTCATCACATGCCACACGCCGATGAGATAGTCCCAAATGTCGGGACCCTCATTCATCTCTATGTACTCCACCAGATCCACATAGCGGTACTGGCAGAACTGCAGTATCTCGGCAAAGGAGTTTTCCATGTAAGTCTCCTCGCCCTGATTATCTTCCTCCCGGCCCTCGATAACGATGTCGCCGCCGCCGATGCTCTCTATGCGGATGCGGCCCAGCTCCTTGCCCTCCCGCCAGGCAATGAGGTCCAGGGTGTTGGGATGCTTCAGGCCCCGGGGGTCCTCCTCTGAGAAAATCACCTCCGCCTCAATGGGCGCAAAGGCGTCCCGCAAAGCCCGGTCGGTGCCGTGGCCCCGCCCCGTTTTGGAGAGGGAACCGTAGAGAATGGCCTGAAATTTATCCGCCTCCGGATGCTCGTCCCGAAACAGCACCGCCGCCCGGGCGGGGCCCATGGTGTGAGAGCTGGAGGGGCCGGTACCTATTTTATAAATATCTCGAATGGATCGCATGTCCTTCCTCTCCTTGTATAACTTATAATTTAATAT from Vescimonas fastidiosa includes:
- a CDS encoding L-serine ammonia-lyase, iron-sulfur-dependent, subunit alpha, with amino-acid sequence MRSIRDIYKIGTGPSSSHTMGPARAAVLFRDEHPEADKFQAILYGSLSKTGRGHGTDRALRDAFAPIEAEVIFSEEDPRGLKHPNTLDLIAWREGKELGRIRIESIGGGDIVIEGREEDNQGEETYMENSFAEILQFCQYRYVDLVEYIEMNEGPDIWDYLIGVWHVMTRSVEEGLSRTGELPGGLHIQRKAKYMFEHIVETKHPELVECQKVCSYAYAVSEQNADNGTIVTAPTCGACGVLPAVLYYFKDKRNLSDLDIAHALGVAGLFGELAKRNASVSGAECGCQAEVGVACSMAAAAACQAFGYNIHQIEYAAEVSLEHHLGLTCDPICGLVQVPCIERNAVAAMRAINSANIAYFLTGTRNISYDMVLKSMYYTGLDMNQRYRETAEGGLARIYTRRGK